AGCGGGAAACACACATTCCGTGTGGGGAGACAGACCTGCAAAGGCTCCCCGGGGCGGTGGGGCTCGGAAGAACAGTGGATGCTTTAGAGCACGAACGTTGCTGTCTTGCGTGGGTTGGTCAGGGAAGGAAGGCCCCTGTAGGAGGAGAGAATGGGCCTTGTTCGGGTTGGGGAGATCTAGGGGAAGAAGATTCCAGAAGGGAGCGTAAGGCCTGTGGTGGGAACATGCCTGAACTGCAGGGCAGTATTGTCCGCGGAGCAGAGTGAGCTGCGCGAGGTCTCGGAGGTGACAGGCTTCAGAGGCCGCAGGGAGAAGGGGTCTCGGTTAAGGGCTCGTAGGCTTCCTCTggccgctggggggggggggggggggggggagggggcggcaaGGGCAGGTGCCAGGAGGCCAGGGAGGTGGTGAGTGCCGTGGCCCAAGTGTGGGATGGTGGGGCCGGGCCCCCGGTGGAGGGCAGTGGTTGGACTGTGGAATGTGTCTCAAAGGTGGAGCCGACTAGATTTGCTGGCGCACGAGATGCGGGGTGGGAGGAGACACGCAACGATGGCGCCTAGATTTTCGCGGAACCACTAGAGGGATGGAACTGTCAGTGACTGGAAGAGCTGGGCAGGTTTGAGGGGAGAGCCCAAGTGTGCCAGGCTGGAGTTGGGAGATGCCTAGATGTGCAGCACGTGGAAATGTTGACGATAAGCCTATAGTTCAGGGCACACACCCGGATTTGAAGCCGGTTGGGGAGTCGTTAGCCTAGAGGTGACATAAGGCCCTGAGGGTGGACAAGATCACGCAAGAGGTGAACACACATGGAGACGAATGGCTAAGGACCGGGCCCCAGCCGGGTCCCTGTCATTAAAGGGATCGGGGGCTACAGAGGTTGAGGAATTGCCAGGGAGGTGACGCGGAAGCCAGGAGCACGGAGTCCTGCCTAGAAAGCACACGTGGAGTGTttccagaagaagggagagagcagCCACGGCAAAGGCTGCCGGAAGGTCAAGAGGAAGGACCGAGCCAGCACCCGATGCAGCCACCGCAGGTCATCGCTGGTGGCCTGTGGACGTGTCCGGTTGATGGAGTTGGGGGGGCGGGTAGCTCAGAGTTTGGCAAGAAGCTTGGGTCCTAGCACAGTCGACACGGGACAAGTCACCTGTCCCGGAAGAGCTGGGCCCCTCACCGTGCCCTGCCCACAGGCCCCTTCTGGATCTGTGCCACACTGGCTTTCGTCCTGGCCGTCACTGGCAACCTGACGCTGGTGCTGGCCCAGAGGAGGGACCCCTCCATCCACTACAGCCCCCAGTTCCACAAGGGTAAGTGGAAAGGGCAAGGCCTAGCCCCGGGCAGCGCTGGGAGTGCCACGGGGCCCggagctggggcggggagggggcggtggtGACTGCCTGCCCTGCCCCGTGCTCCGCAGTGACCGTGGCCGGCGTCACCATCTACTGCTACGTCTGGCTGGTGCCGCTGGCGCTGTGGGGCTTCCTGCGGTGGCGGAAGCGTGTCCGGGAGCGCGTGGGGCCTTACACCTTCCTGGAGACCGTGTGCGTCTATGGCTACTCCCTCTTCGTCTTCATCCCCACCGTGGTAAGTGTGGCCCGGGGATGGGGGCGGCGGGTGCCGTGGGGACGGCCCGGTAGCCAGCTGCCCGTGTCACCCCCAGGTCCTGTGGCTCATCCCTGTCCCGTGGCTGCAGTGGCTGTTTGGGGCGCTGGCCCTGGCCCTGTCAGCCGCTAGCCTGGTGTTCACCCTCTGGCCTGTTGTCCGAGAGGACACCCGGTTGGTGGCCGCCGTGCTGCTCTCCACGGTCGTGCTGCTCCACGCCCTTCTGGCCACAGGCTGTAAGGTatgggggcgggcgggcgggcgggaggcCGGGCCTGGGGTCGGGGCGTCACCGGCCCCCACCGGCGCTGACCCTGGGGGGGCTTCGgttcagttttacttcttccagcCGCTGCCCCTGGAGCCCCTGGCGCCTCCACCCCAGGCCACGTCTCTGCCCCTAAACCTGCTGCCGCCGCCCACCCCAAGGTCCCAGGTGACCTAGGAGGGCCCGAGCCGCAGGTAAGGACCAGTTTCCGGCCGTGACTGAGGGGTCTTCCCGCCCCTCCTCCTCGACGGAGGCCTCACCGGGCTGGCTGctcttaggagtctctctctttcaggcTCCACACGAGGGGACGCCtccacctgccctgcccctcaCACGAGGACTGAAGGCCCCCTTGACACCTCGAGGTCGCTCTGCTACTTTCCAGACTTTTCTTACAAAgcaaacacttttattttctatgcaAAGGTGATTCAGAGAATTTATATAAAGGTGGGAAAGGGGCAGCCAAGCAGGGAGCTTCCAGTGTGGCCGTCGCCCCACGGGCTGCCTGCTAGGCCTCTGCTTTCCCTGGGGGGACGGTCGGGAGAGCAAAGGGGGCCACCCCCACCTCAGCTGTGCCTGCCCTTCCCGGGGCGCCCGGTCAGCAGGTCCTGGGGCCTCCTCACCTGAGCTCCACCACGGCCAAGTTTGGAGGGGTTAGAAACGGGGCAGGGGAgcagaagtagaagaaaatggCCTGTGCTGAAACATACATTTCctcgtttattttttttgttttttggggggtggggggtggggggggtggggagaggtccCTGCAAGGCCCCTTCCCAGGCTAGGGAGGGACCACAATGCCATCATAGTAAGAGGGACTGGAGCGTCTACAAATGTGGGGGGAAACACACAGGCCTAATGTGAGCTACAAGGGAAAAGGACGCCTTCCACGGCCGAGCCTCGAGGTGTCTCAGGTCTGCCCCGAGCGGCTGACGGTGGCCCTTTCCTCCAGGCCTGGGGCCCACGGGGCCACCTGCTCTAGCTctcggcaggggtgggggaggggacctgCAGGGGCTCGGGGACAGGACAGCAGCAAGAGGCAGGGGCCGAGGACGGAGGGCCTTCCCGACAGCCGGGGTGGGTTGTACATTCAAGTGTGAGGTGAACCCTTTGGTGGGAGGGGGCCTCGGGTCTCCAGAGGCCTGGCCCCACCCCTGTCCCGAAGACTCGGCAGGGCTGCCCCTCACCACTGAGCctctgagtgggggagaggggctgctgGCTCGGCCCGGCCGGCCTGGTTTCTCAGAGGGTCTGTGGATTGACACTGGTTCTTctcgtaaaaaaataaaattaaaaaaagcagcaTGTCACGCCCATTGTGACCAAGGCCTGGTAGTAGAAGGGGAGGCCCCGCCCAGTCAGGACCGCCTTCCCCCTGGAGACAGGCAGAGGGGGGGCCGGCGCCGAGGGACccgttggggggtggggggtgcgcaGCTGCTCCCCCGACCTCCCCGCCAGGCCTGCAGCTGTCAGGCCCGGACACGCCTGTTACGGAGGATGTCAAACCCAGGTCagggtggagggcaggagggggaaaCGCGGGGCTCCCACGACATGATCTCGTGTAAAATACGGCAGCGACACACGCTTGGGGCCAAGATGTGGGTGGGCGGTGGagtgggggcggcggcggcgatgTCGTGTAAAAAAGTGTCCGAGTTCCCATAGCAAAGAGGGCTGTGACCGGGTGTTTGGGCTTCTCCGGTACAGGGGTGAAAGCCGCCCAggcagggggggtgggtgggcagggtcTTCATTTGGTTTCCTGGTGCTGTCAGTCTGTTCCACGCTGGAGGGGCCTAGCTCCCGTAGTGCATGGTGTTGGTCGGGATGGACATGGGCGAGGCCATCGAGATGGCGGGGCCGCCCATGGTGAACTGGCTGTTGACCGCGTAGTGGGCActggagccgccgccgccgctgccctGGGCGCCGGAGGACCCTGTGGGGCGGGCGCGGGCACTGAGAGGCCAGCTCCGCCCCCTCGCCCGCCCAGACCCgcagcagaggcagagagagagagagcaggcgagaGGGCAGGCGGGTGGCCCGGGGGTCCGCACACTCACACCCGCGGGACCCCGCTCCCGCCGCCCGCCGTTACCTTGGACAATCCCCGTGCTCATTATGGAGCCCATCCGGGAGTGGGTGTGATTGACAATCCCCGTGTTGGCTGCGcggcaagagggagggaggaaggaagggagacggCGTCaccgcccccggcccggcccacACTCTCGTCACTGGGGTGTGGGCAGGGTGGGCACAGCGGCTGCAGAGCGAGGCAGAGAGGAACGGAACAGAGGGCCTccgccaggagccccaggaagaggaaaaggtgACGTCGAGACACCGCGGCGCAGAAAGCCCGAGCGCGCAGACGTTCCTGGACGCCGCCCCTCGTTGCCTCCGGACCCCGGGGGACACTCACCTAAAGGAATCAGGTTGTTGTGGCCCACGCTGGAGCCGCCGGCAATAACACTGCTCAGGTCGTAGGCGGTCGGCATCCCTGCGCGCAGAGAGGGAGAGGTCAGGGCCTGGGCGCCAGCGTCTCTGCCCCCGGGGGTCCCCACCGCCGGCCTCTCCCACGCGGGGCTGCTCACCAGCCACGGCCATCCCGCTGCTGAGGTTGTAGGTGCTGCCCGTGTTCCACATGTTCTCCGAGGGGGACGTGTAGTGGGAGCCGGGTGGGGGCGAGGGCGTCGTGCCTGTGTATCTGCAGCAGACAGACCCGGACGCGGGGGTGAGAGGCTGCGGGCCAGGAGGGGCGCCCCGCATTCAGGCCGAGGGCCGATCCTACCTGAAGAAGGGGTTTTTCAGATCCAGGAGGTTACTGGATTTGGAGCCCGTCTGGTCTACCTGGGCCACAATACTGATGTCATAGCTCTGTctgcagagagggcaggggagggacagccaTGAGCTGGCTGGGTAGAGgaacccctgcctcccccagccccaggtggCAGCTCACACCTTTTGTTGGCAATAAGCAGACATGTCCCTGAGAGCGTGTCCCCGGCCTTGGCGAACAGTGGTGACTGGAACAGGCACCGGACCTGGTACCAGTGGGTCAGGGGCTCCGTCGGGGCCGTGGACAGCCACACTGTCATTCTGTCAAGCAAGGACAGGCATACGCTTGACCAGGCTGGAGCCACTACCCTGTGCACCTTGAGCTCTATACGGGCACCTCTGATGGGTGCCCCGGGGGCCTGGAGCCGAGACAGGCTGGCTGCCCAGGCGTCCCAGGCACAGGCCTGCGCATGCATCCAGATCCACAGGGGGCCGGCTCACCCTGATGTCTGCGCCGAGAGACAGAGACCAGGTTCCGTGAAGGACAGCCACCGAGTGCAGGGTAGACACTTCCTCCCACAACAGTCTCTGGCTCAAAGGTGAGACCTCACTGCCTTTTGGAGGGGCCGGGGAACCTAGTCCCCTAGGCCTAGTCCTTCCTCCTAGTCCCCAGGCAGCCTTCTGaggcagccaggcctgggggtCACTGCAGGAAGTCCTGGGGCCGGGACAGCGGGGAGAGCGCGGCCTGCTCCGGTTGTACTCACATGGAGCCGATGAAGGCGACATCGAACCAGAAAGCCAGACCGTGAACTAGCCCGGAATGCAGCATGTGGAATTTGAATGGGATTTCTATCCTGGAAGGCAGAGGGCAATGATTACTGGGGAAGTCAAACAGGCTGCCGACAGAGGGGGGTGGCTGGGGGCAGTGTCCTGGGGCCCCTGCGTGCCCACCGCCCTGGGGCAGGACGCCTGAGGGCGTCTGTGGTGGCCCTAGACTCCAGCAGGAGCCGGGCTCAGGAGGAGGGGCATGGGTGCCGGTACCTGTGCAAATCTCCTTCTTTGGCTTCTAAGAAGTTCACCGTGTACTTGACAGACTTGGCCATCAGGATCCGGATGTCAAACGTATCCTGGGAGAGACCACAGCAGGACTTGGCTTCGGGCACGGAGGGCAGGCGGGAAGGGGAGAgctgtgcccctctccctgtctggCCACGGCCTCGAGGCCGTTCCGCTAAGCCCACTTCGCCCTCCCTTCTTAGACGTGTTGGGGGAGGACGAAGCAGTACGCCACCGTGGAGGGCAGCGAGGCGACAGCCCTCAAAATCACCACCTTTCACGGGCA
This DNA window, taken from Neofelis nebulosa isolate mNeoNeb1 chromosome 4, mNeoNeb1.pri, whole genome shotgun sequence, encodes the following:
- the YIPF2 gene encoding protein YIPF2 translates to MAAADELAFHEFEEASNLLAETPDAVTTSGSGQLTPQGHVAVAVDSGGSYGAEEEVEESDKTALLQEKQQPGFWTFGYYQSFFDVDTCQVLDRIKGSLLPRPGHNFVRHRLRNRPDLYGPFWICATLAFVLAVTGNLTLVLAQRRDPSIHYSPQFHKVTVAGVTIYCYVWLVPLALWGFLRWRKRVRERVGPYTFLETVCVYGYSLFVFIPTVVLWLIPVPWLQWLFGALALALSAASLVFTLWPVVREDTRLVAAVLLSTVVLLHALLATGCKFYFFQPLPLEPLAPPPQATSLPLNLLPPPTPRSQVT